One window of Papaver somniferum cultivar HN1 chromosome 9, ASM357369v1, whole genome shotgun sequence genomic DNA carries:
- the LOC113311215 gene encoding thionin-like protein 2, translating into MAGRNLKMSFVMVMLILGMFVGKSIAKDDDNLDIECWDECVSDCQYKGDADPNLCPYICRYKCEKGLASLGKVTSAYAYCKVGCAVFNCINKSSAQALRGQEAIDCYKFHCGKECTKY; encoded by the coding sequence ATGGCAGGcaggaatttgaagatgagcttTGTGATGGTGATGCTAATATTGGGAATGTTTGTTGGGAAGAGTATTGCAAAAGATGATGACAATTTGGACATTGAGTGTTGGGATGAATGCGTGTCAGATTGTCAATACAAAGGAGATGCTGATCCAAATCTATGTCCTTATATTTGTCGCTATAAATGTGAAAAGGGTCTGGCTTCTCTCGGTAAGGTTACCTCTGCATACGCCTACTGCAAAGTTGGTTGTGCAGTTTTCAATTGTATCAACAAAAGCAGCGCTCAAGCTCTTCGTGGACAGGAAGCGATTGATTGTTACAAATTCCATTGCGGTAAAGAATGCACCAAGTATTAA